The Hydrogenobacter thermophilus TK-6 genome window below encodes:
- a CDS encoding ribonucleotide-diphosphate reductase subunit beta, with the protein MDRTIIFNPQGDRETSKRKVIFGNPTNIMELNNVKYQWAFDLYKTMGFTNFWVPEEIPMHEDKKQYEKDLSPYEKRAYEMVLSFLIALDSYQVNMLKEFARYITAPELVMALTSQEFQEALHSYSYQFILESVVEPQVADEIYNYWRQDTVLMERNQVIAQLYNEFIRHPTEENFIKATFGNYVLESLYFYSGFAFFYTLGRQGKMRNTVQQIKYINRDELTHVTLFRNIIQTIKQENPELFTPELEKWVYEFFKYATDAEIKWGQYVTQNQILGINNTLIDRYIKYLANLRLTQLGYKPLYPEITENPMKWIDQFRTINDTKTDFFQAKPQTYAKRSELKW; encoded by the coding sequence ATGGATCGCACCATAATTTTCAACCCGCAGGGAGACAGAGAAACAAGCAAGCGCAAGGTGATTTTTGGCAATCCTACCAATATAATGGAGCTTAATAATGTAAAGTATCAGTGGGCTTTTGACCTCTATAAGACTATGGGATTTACCAACTTCTGGGTGCCGGAAGAGATTCCCATGCACGAAGATAAAAAGCAGTATGAAAAGGATCTGTCGCCCTACGAGAAGAGAGCCTACGAGATGGTACTGAGCTTTCTCATAGCCCTTGACTCCTATCAGGTAAACATGCTCAAAGAGTTTGCCAGATACATAACCGCTCCCGAGCTGGTGATGGCTCTGACTTCTCAGGAGTTTCAGGAGGCTCTTCACTCTTACTCTTACCAGTTTATCCTGGAGAGCGTGGTGGAACCACAGGTGGCTGACGAGATATACAACTACTGGAGACAGGATACTGTCCTTATGGAGCGCAACCAAGTTATAGCACAGCTATACAACGAGTTTATACGCCATCCCACCGAGGAGAACTTTATAAAAGCAACCTTCGGAAACTATGTGCTGGAAAGCTTATACTTTTATTCAGGCTTTGCCTTCTTTTACACGCTGGGCCGTCAGGGCAAGATGAGAAACACAGTCCAGCAAATTAAGTATATTAACCGAGATGAATTAACTCACGTTACATTATTTCGAAATATTATACAGACCATAAAGCAAGAGAACCCAGAACTCTTTACGCCTGAGCTGGAAAAGTGGGTTTACGAGTTTTTCAAATACGCCACCGATGCGGAGATAAAGTGGGGACAGTATGTGACCCAGAACCAGATTCTTGGCATAAATAACACCCTCATAGACCGCTACATCAAGTACCTTGCCAACCTCAGGCTCACCCAGCTGGGCTACAAACCTCTCTATCCAGAGATTACCGAAAACCCCATGAAGTGGATAGACCAGTTTAGAACCATAAACGACACCAAGACTGACTTTTTCCAAGCAAAGCCCCAGACCTACGCCAAGAGAAGCGAACTAAAGTGGTAG
- a CDS encoding DHA2 family efflux MFS transporter permease subunit, which yields MVWFYTFLVVLGTFLAVLGITSTNVAIPKMIAPLQTDIYGIEWVAISYIVATAITIIVFNFASARLGLKNTYILGLALFSLGSALSGQASSLEEMIAFRFLQGVGEGFLIPSSQSILFNLFPPEKRGTAMGFYAMAVAFAPGLGPTVGGYMVEFLSWRWIFYMNLPVVVLLLPVAYLMLPDLGERRKLPFNFFSFLFLSLASIAFIVFLSKGESWGWFYSMKTFTAFCVFVASLLLFALSELTSRHTLIDYSVFKEPNYLYALITFVVVYGLVFFQVIYLLPIYLESLKGVPTFQTGTTFLGFAILLGTFALIGGRLSDRTEPKLLLLISQSVLFLTLFFFLSHVDYYTPRWKIALYMCFMGVAMGFFFAPLTALAFKSLKPHQIPIGTALYNYARLIGASIATSLATYTLETHRALHFDQINELRSALSSPAFVSYMQKLSGLEAFRYMVALGQFQNLLAGTYAVQDAFKLASYMSILSIIITITFLLRYRKTRF from the coding sequence ATGGTCTGGTTCTACACCTTCTTAGTGGTGCTGGGGACCTTTCTGGCGGTGCTGGGAATTACCAGCACCAACGTAGCCATACCCAAGATGATAGCGCCTCTTCAGACGGACATATACGGCATAGAGTGGGTAGCCATCAGCTATATAGTGGCAACCGCCATCACCATAATAGTCTTCAACTTTGCCTCCGCACGACTTGGGCTCAAAAACACCTACATACTGGGTCTGGCGCTTTTCAGTCTGGGCAGTGCTCTCTCTGGTCAGGCTTCAAGCCTTGAAGAGATGATAGCTTTTAGGTTCCTGCAAGGTGTGGGGGAAGGCTTTCTGATTCCCTCCTCCCAGTCCATACTCTTTAACCTATTCCCGCCGGAAAAGAGAGGCACCGCCATGGGCTTTTATGCCATGGCAGTAGCTTTCGCTCCGGGACTTGGTCCCACTGTAGGAGGCTATATGGTGGAGTTCCTATCCTGGAGATGGATATTCTACATGAACCTGCCGGTGGTAGTGCTCCTCCTGCCAGTAGCCTACCTTATGCTCCCGGATTTGGGAGAAAGAAGGAAATTGCCTTTTAACTTTTTTAGCTTTCTCTTCCTTTCGCTGGCTTCCATAGCCTTCATAGTCTTCCTCTCCAAGGGAGAGAGCTGGGGCTGGTTTTACTCCATGAAAACCTTTACTGCCTTTTGCGTTTTTGTGGCTTCTCTTCTTCTCTTTGCCCTTTCGGAGCTCACAAGCCGGCATACCCTCATAGACTACTCTGTCTTTAAAGAACCCAACTATCTTTATGCTCTCATCACCTTCGTGGTAGTTTACGGTCTTGTGTTTTTCCAGGTTATATACCTGCTTCCCATATACCTGGAGAGCCTCAAGGGAGTGCCCACCTTTCAGACAGGCACCACCTTTCTGGGTTTTGCTATACTGCTTGGCACCTTTGCTCTCATAGGCGGGAGGCTAAGCGACAGAACAGAGCCCAAGCTTCTGCTTCTTATATCCCAGAGTGTTCTGTTTTTGACGCTTTTCTTCTTCCTGTCCCATGTGGACTACTACACGCCAAGGTGGAAGATAGCCCTGTACATGTGCTTTATGGGAGTGGCTATGGGTTTTTTCTTTGCTCCGCTTACCGCTCTGGCTTTCAAAAGCCTAAAGCCTCACCAGATACCCATAGGTACAGCTCTCTACAACTACGCAAGGCTCATTGGGGCTTCCATAGCCACATCTCTGGCAACCTATACCCTTGAAACCCACAGGGCTCTGCACTTTGACCAGATAAACGAGCTTCGGTCTGCTCTGAGCTCACCTGCTTTTGTCTCTTACATGCAAAAACTCTCTGGACTTGAAGCCTTTCGCTACATGGTGGCGCTGGGACAGTTCCAGAACCTTCTGGCAGGCACTTACGCAGTGCAGGATGCCTTCAAGCTCGCATCCTACATGAGCATCCTGAGCATTATCATTACCATAACATTTCTTCTCAGGTATAGAAAAACTAGGTTTTAG
- a CDS encoding DHA2 family efflux MFS transporter permease subunit, whose amino-acid sequence MQERPLYELVSPFERVMLTFSLMMGVFMAILDTTIVDIVVPKMMAPLSTDLYGVQWVITSYMMAAASGILLVESLERYVGLRNVFISGLFLFTVASFLSGQAPSLDWMIASRSLQGFGEALIVVSAEALLFSAYPPEKRGLAMGIYGLGVSFAPALGPTLGGYITEYINWRWVFYINLPVGIINLVLALSFLPDYKPQNAHGRLNLVSFLFLSSATVFLLITLSKGQQQGWWNSDFILYTSLISLFSFLLFFLSELASKESLIDYSIFSIKEFVVAILVYCFLLGFSMYQVFYLIPLYYENLKGIGTLMTGIHILPLALAIGFSSPIAGVLGDKKGEILPLGIAVLTYLYAVLFVMPQFNYFTPAWESSLKMILLGIGMGFFFAPITNLALKKLGEKTTLGVSLMHYIRFVGGSFGTAIATNDLQKYMWESFQKTSEVQSYSAVSQYLLSLFHLGEERAKAFFYGIEQLYAYSNAFESTFFSAGLWGLLGSLPIFYLLWTYLIRRARIWSGSTPS is encoded by the coding sequence ATGCAAGAACGCCCTCTTTATGAGCTTGTCAGTCCCTTTGAGAGGGTGATGCTCACCTTCTCGCTCATGATGGGGGTATTCATGGCTATTCTGGACACCACCATAGTGGACATAGTGGTGCCCAAAATGATGGCACCTTTGAGTACTGACCTTTACGGAGTTCAGTGGGTAATAACCTCCTACATGATGGCTGCAGCCTCAGGCATTCTTCTGGTGGAGTCTTTGGAGAGGTATGTGGGTCTCAGGAATGTATTCATATCCGGGCTTTTTCTGTTTACCGTTGCGTCCTTTCTGTCTGGTCAGGCTCCGTCCCTTGATTGGATGATTGCGTCAAGGTCTCTGCAGGGCTTTGGTGAGGCACTCATAGTAGTAAGCGCGGAGGCTCTTCTTTTTAGCGCGTACCCACCTGAAAAAAGAGGATTGGCAATGGGCATATACGGGCTTGGGGTTAGCTTTGCACCCGCTTTGGGTCCCACACTGGGAGGCTATATTACAGAATACATAAACTGGAGATGGGTCTTTTACATAAACCTGCCGGTGGGTATTATAAATCTCGTGCTCGCCCTTTCCTTCCTGCCAGACTACAAACCTCAGAATGCTCACGGAAGGCTAAATCTGGTGTCTTTTCTGTTTTTATCCTCGGCGACCGTATTCCTTCTTATTACCCTCTCCAAAGGACAGCAGCAGGGCTGGTGGAACTCGGACTTTATACTCTACACTTCCCTCATATCTCTCTTTTCCTTCCTGCTGTTTTTTCTTTCGGAGCTTGCCTCAAAAGAGTCTCTTATAGACTACTCCATTTTCTCCATAAAGGAGTTTGTGGTGGCTATTCTGGTTTACTGTTTTCTGCTGGGCTTTTCCATGTATCAGGTTTTTTACCTTATACCCCTCTATTATGAGAACCTCAAGGGCATTGGTACGCTGATGACAGGCATACACATACTGCCTCTGGCGCTGGCTATTGGCTTTTCTTCTCCCATAGCGGGAGTTTTGGGAGACAAGAAGGGAGAGATACTGCCTCTTGGCATAGCTGTGCTGACCTACCTTTACGCTGTGCTTTTTGTTATGCCTCAATTTAACTACTTTACACCTGCGTGGGAGTCCTCCCTCAAGATGATTCTTCTGGGGATAGGTATGGGCTTTTTCTTTGCACCCATCACCAACCTGGCTCTTAAAAAGCTGGGGGAGAAAACCACTCTGGGAGTTAGCCTTATGCACTACATAAGGTTTGTGGGAGGCTCTTTTGGCACCGCTATAGCCACCAACGACCTTCAGAAGTACATGTGGGAGAGCTTCCAGAAAACCAGCGAGGTGCAAAGCTATAGCGCGGTAAGCCAGTACCTTTTGAGCCTCTTTCATCTGGGTGAAGAGAGAGCTAAGGCTTTCTTTTACGGGATTGAGCAACTTTACGCATACTCCAACGCCTTTGAAAGCACCTTCTTCAGCGCAGGGCTTTGGGGACTTTTGGGCTCACTGCCCATCTTCTACCTACTTTGGACATACCTTATCAGGAGAGCAAGGATATGGTCTGGTTCTACACCTTCTTAG
- a CDS encoding HlyD family efflux transporter periplasmic adaptor subunit, which yields MKRKVGLTIVISLMMVFSVIAFRWIKHRMEYAVTDAVFVKADQLSNVGFQKVSGRVIKLYKDLGDEVKKSEVIAEIDPTDYQLNLQNIRAKIESLEAQKEQLLTQLTRVSQELSVNYSMSDISAKEVKKREQALEKQLSQVQAQLELAQKDRERYKNLLERGVIPRRTFEEADTRYKVLKDQEESLLKSLEELRLSYKKSLENVSLSRIAFLKQKELKAQVEALEKEIESLKKQEELAQNYLSNTKLTAPFDGVVAKRYVSVGDVVSPGSPVYAIVKPDSMYVEVLLEESKLRGVQKGCKAYVRLDAYPNKVFEGVVEEISPASAATFALVPRDISAGEFTKVVQRIPVKIRIIKGDASLLRVGMGGEVEIKRVR from the coding sequence ATGAAGCGCAAGGTAGGTTTAACTATAGTCATCTCTCTTATGATGGTTTTTTCTGTTATTGCCTTCAGGTGGATAAAGCACCGTATGGAATACGCTGTAACTGATGCAGTTTTTGTAAAGGCAGACCAGCTTTCCAATGTAGGTTTTCAGAAAGTCTCAGGAAGGGTGATAAAGCTCTACAAGGACCTGGGCGATGAGGTAAAAAAGAGTGAGGTTATAGCGGAGATAGACCCAACAGACTACCAGCTAAACCTTCAGAATATAAGAGCAAAGATAGAAAGCCTGGAGGCTCAGAAAGAGCAGTTGCTCACCCAGCTAACGAGGGTCTCTCAGGAGCTCTCCGTAAACTACTCCATGTCTGACATTTCCGCAAAGGAAGTGAAAAAGAGAGAGCAGGCGCTTGAAAAACAGCTCTCGCAGGTGCAAGCGCAGTTAGAGCTTGCCCAAAAAGACAGAGAGCGCTACAAAAACCTCCTTGAGAGAGGCGTTATACCCAGAAGAACCTTTGAAGAGGCAGACACGCGCTACAAAGTGCTAAAAGACCAAGAAGAGAGCCTTTTAAAGAGCCTTGAGGAGCTAAGGCTTAGCTACAAAAAGAGCCTGGAGAATGTGAGCCTCTCGCGCATAGCTTTCCTCAAACAGAAGGAGCTAAAGGCTCAGGTAGAAGCTTTGGAGAAGGAGATAGAGAGCCTCAAAAAGCAGGAAGAGCTTGCCCAAAACTACCTTTCCAACACCAAGCTAACAGCACCCTTTGACGGAGTGGTGGCAAAGAGGTATGTGAGCGTGGGAGATGTGGTAAGCCCCGGCAGTCCTGTGTACGCCATAGTAAAGCCGGATTCTATGTATGTGGAAGTACTTCTGGAGGAGTCTAAGCTAAGAGGCGTGCAGAAAGGGTGCAAAGCTTATGTGAGGCTGGATGCATATCCTAACAAGGTCTTTGAGGGAGTTGTGGAGGAGATAAGCCCTGCATCCGCCGCCACCTTTGCCCTGGTGCCCAGAGACATATCCGCGGGAGAGTTCACCAAGGTGGTTCAGAGAATCCCTGTAAAGATAAGGATAATCAAGGGTGATGCTTCGCTTCTGAGAGTAGGCATGGGGGGAGAGGTGGAGATAAAGAGGGTAAGGTAA
- a CDS encoding TolC family protein translates to MKLIVFFLTFSFAFSLTMEEAIQSAIEKNPEIRSQRHAVSSAFYSYRADTNLYLPNFFASASFSRLSQKQSLHIPPFGPFPPLSVESAKQNYRAFSIGLREVLYDGGAREGRVNISSSEVRLQQDLYGEKLEDIKLQVIKAYLDVLSSQEIVDVYRKQLEAIDSQYRRAEAFYKEGLVAITDMLQAKVRLAEVQRDLRKAEGDYSVALANLSKLTGIPQEKLKDLQLPQIADYQVPDLESLYLKALERRLILRAYSERVYQAKKLQDIERSKYLPKVFAQAEYTYSDQNPVISPKGVYTLSLGLSLEFQTLEPYYRVLSRLEEEKRARWELENLKEAIKLEIKKAYEDVLTAKDNLRVAEDALRYAEEFYKLSQEQYKNQIISSTDLLLAEASLTQARKNKVLSYYEYLKAYYELMRAVGGEI, encoded by the coding sequence ATGAAACTTATTGTGTTTTTCCTTACCTTTTCCTTTGCATTTTCATTGACGATGGAGGAAGCCATCCAATCCGCTATAGAAAAAAATCCAGAGATAAGATCCCAAAGACATGCGGTAAGTTCTGCTTTCTACTCCTACAGAGCGGACACAAACCTATACCTTCCCAACTTTTTTGCAAGCGCTTCTTTCAGCAGGCTATCCCAGAAGCAGAGCCTTCATATACCTCCCTTTGGTCCCTTTCCTCCCCTTTCGGTAGAATCCGCTAAACAAAATTACAGGGCTTTCAGCATAGGGCTGAGGGAGGTTCTCTACGACGGGGGTGCAAGGGAAGGAAGGGTAAACATATCGTCCTCTGAGGTGAGGCTACAGCAAGACCTATACGGGGAAAAGCTGGAAGACATAAAGCTGCAAGTGATAAAGGCTTACTTGGATGTACTCTCAAGCCAAGAGATAGTTGATGTTTACAGAAAACAGCTGGAGGCTATAGATTCTCAGTACAGGCGTGCGGAGGCTTTTTACAAAGAAGGTCTTGTAGCCATCACCGATATGCTCCAGGCTAAGGTAAGGCTGGCAGAAGTCCAGAGAGATCTAAGAAAGGCAGAAGGAGATTATAGCGTAGCTCTGGCAAATCTCTCAAAGCTCACAGGCATACCTCAGGAAAAGCTAAAGGACCTACAGCTACCGCAGATAGCAGATTATCAAGTTCCAGACCTGGAGAGCTTGTACCTAAAAGCCTTAGAAAGAAGACTTATCCTGCGCGCTTACTCGGAAAGAGTTTATCAAGCGAAGAAGCTTCAGGATATAGAAAGAAGCAAATATTTACCAAAAGTCTTTGCTCAGGCGGAATATACTTACAGCGACCAGAACCCTGTGATATCTCCCAAGGGTGTCTATACGCTGTCTTTGGGTCTTAGCCTTGAGTTCCAGACGCTGGAGCCCTACTACAGGGTGTTAAGCAGATTGGAAGAGGAAAAGAGAGCCAGGTGGGAGCTGGAGAACCTCAAAGAAGCCATAAAGCTGGAGATAAAAAAAGCTTATGAGGATGTGCTTACCGCGAAGGATAACCTGCGCGTGGCTGAAGATGCCCTCAGATACGCAGAGGAGTTTTACAAGCTTTCGCAAGAGCAGTACAAAAACCAGATAATAAGCTCTACTGACCTTCTTTTGGCTGAGGCGAGCCTCACTCAGGCGAGGAAAAACAAGGTGCTTTCCTACTACGAGTACCTGAAAGCTTACTACGAGCTAATGCGTGCTGTAGGAGGTGAGATATGA
- a CDS encoding TetR/AcrR family transcriptional regulator, giving the protein MDTKEKLLNSAKKLFSKKGYYETRVSDIVADAGLSQGAFYLYFKSKEDIFIELVKSMSNKVVKLLKDYASMEMDPEEVIKNSTFDFFRVMYEERPIAYIFLFQLVGTNEKFRKLYMDKNKKVRELLHIIVEKGVKSGVFSYKNTENIVNILMGYVRIVYLEYLLKDNIPLEDILSLVSEGIDVILKGVKG; this is encoded by the coding sequence ATGGACACAAAGGAAAAACTGCTCAACTCAGCCAAGAAGCTCTTTTCAAAAAAAGGCTATTACGAGACGAGGGTCTCGGACATAGTGGCGGATGCGGGGCTTTCTCAGGGTGCCTTTTACTTATACTTTAAGAGCAAAGAGGACATATTTATAGAGCTTGTAAAGAGCATGTCCAATAAGGTGGTGAAACTATTAAAAGACTACGCATCAATGGAGATGGATCCGGAAGAAGTCATAAAAAACTCAACCTTTGACTTTTTCAGGGTCATGTATGAAGAGAGACCTATAGCCTACATATTCCTATTTCAATTGGTGGGGACTAATGAAAAATTTAGAAAGCTCTATATGGATAAGAACAAAAAAGTGAGAGAACTTCTTCATATAATAGTAGAAAAAGGTGTGAAAAGTGGTGTATTCTCATACAAAAATACGGAAAATATAGTTAACATTCTCATGGGGTATGTAAGAATAGTATACCTGGAGTATCTTCTAAAGGATAATATACCCCTTGAAGATATACTTTCCCTTGTAAGTGAAGGTATAGATGTTATCCTAAAGGGGGTAAAAGGATGA
- a CDS encoding TolC family protein, producing MRCFMVILLLVLSVSWSMTLEEAINVALKNNTQVKLSELDLKRVEEDIRKARAGILPQVSLSYSYTKLDKSLAFGFTPTERQSYVFEVNQSIFDKAVFDAIKLSKLAKDLQAYILEDIKRTVENQTKQLFYALLYKKEVVKLYQDNLSYWEENYKLTKVQYEAGVVPMVNLLRSKAQLQTAEAQYQQALADYKKSLEDFKAYLRWEGDIQPEGSLEFKPFQEDYPTLRKLLLERNSTLLVAKKSVEVYEKRIDVAKDAYYPTISGFVTYQGNTGRRSLSGGTEWIRGYTFGFQLNYHLFDGFQREANIAQANIDYLKQKEVYIDTLYTQDAQMKKTLEDINSLKAQIRALESSLEAAKEALRLSTERYRYGVTNQLEVLESRANYNQTLQNYYLLLYQYMSDLANIERLTK from the coding sequence ATGAGATGCTTTATGGTAATACTTTTGTTGGTATTGTCTGTTAGCTGGTCTATGACCTTAGAAGAAGCCATAAATGTAGCTCTGAAAAATAACACACAGGTTAAACTCTCCGAGCTGGACCTCAAAAGGGTAGAAGAGGACATAAGAAAGGCAAGGGCGGGTATACTTCCTCAGGTTAGCCTTTCTTACTCTTACACTAAGCTGGATAAATCTTTAGCTTTTGGCTTCACACCTACGGAAAGGCAGTCTTATGTTTTTGAAGTCAATCAGAGTATCTTTGATAAGGCTGTTTTTGACGCCATAAAACTGTCTAAGCTGGCAAAGGATCTTCAGGCATATATATTGGAAGATATCAAAAGAACTGTGGAAAACCAAACCAAGCAGCTCTTTTATGCGCTCCTTTACAAAAAGGAGGTGGTAAAACTCTACCAGGATAACCTTAGCTACTGGGAGGAAAACTACAAACTTACTAAAGTCCAGTATGAGGCTGGAGTGGTGCCTATGGTAAATCTCCTAAGAAGTAAAGCTCAGCTCCAGACTGCAGAGGCTCAGTATCAACAAGCTCTGGCGGATTACAAAAAGTCCTTAGAAGACTTTAAAGCTTATCTAAGATGGGAGGGTGATATACAGCCCGAGGGAAGCCTTGAGTTTAAGCCCTTCCAAGAAGACTATCCAACCCTTAGAAAACTCCTCTTGGAGAGAAATTCCACTCTGCTGGTAGCCAAGAAGAGTGTGGAGGTTTACGAGAAGCGCATAGATGTGGCAAAGGATGCCTACTACCCCACCATATCCGGCTTTGTCACCTATCAGGGAAATACTGGAAGGCGCAGTCTCTCTGGTGGTACCGAGTGGATAAGAGGCTACACCTTTGGCTTTCAGCTAAATTACCATCTCTTTGACGGATTTCAGAGGGAGGCAAACATAGCCCAGGCTAACATAGATTATCTTAAGCAGAAGGAGGTATACATAGATACTCTCTACACACAGGATGCCCAGATGAAAAAGACCTTAGAAGACATAAACTCCCTTAAGGCACAGATAAGAGCGTTGGAGAGCTCCTTAGAGGCAGCAAAAGAAGCCCTCAGGCTATCCACCGAAAGGTACAGATACGGAGTGACCAATCAGCTTGAAGTCCTTGAGTCAAGAGCCAATTACAATCAGACTTTACAAAATTATTATCTCCTACTTTACCAGTATATGAGTGACCTTGCCAACATAGAGAGGCTCACCAAGTGA
- a CDS encoding efflux RND transporter periplasmic adaptor subunit: MIRCLALISLLVLLSCQKKESPPPAPQAVQISVYTVKPESVEVFYTANGYFEAIKDVVLRPEVSGRVLELLTDEGQLVRQGQPLLKIDPSDYQNTLRQLEANLMQARANYENQRAIYERRKFLYEQNLIAREDFENAKTQLKVYQDQVSAIEAQLRNARLQLSRTTLRAPFSGYIAQKFVNVGDYITPQSQTFRLVTLDPIKVVFEAPQELQPKLKLGSLVYLQVEGAGNYEGRINFVSPTANASRMLTIKALVKNPKGELKPNMYAQVHVPISSTEAFKIPETALVLIGNQKAVWKVVGDKVFPVKVDIVKQGDGYVYAKADLKEGDAIAVENAYLLNQTSRVKVR; this comes from the coding sequence ATGATAAGATGCCTTGCTCTTATATCGCTTTTGGTGCTTCTGAGCTGTCAGAAAAAGGAAAGTCCTCCGCCTGCTCCGCAAGCTGTGCAGATAAGCGTCTATACGGTAAAGCCCGAGAGTGTGGAGGTGTTCTACACAGCCAACGGCTACTTTGAAGCCATAAAGGATGTGGTACTAAGACCAGAGGTGAGTGGCAGAGTTCTGGAGCTTCTCACCGACGAGGGACAGTTGGTAAGACAGGGACAGCCCCTTTTGAAGATAGACCCCTCGGACTACCAAAACACCCTCAGACAGCTGGAGGCAAACCTCATGCAGGCAAGAGCAAACTACGAAAACCAGAGAGCCATATACGAAAGGAGGAAGTTCCTCTACGAGCAGAACCTGATAGCAAGGGAGGACTTTGAAAACGCAAAAACACAGCTAAAGGTTTACCAGGACCAAGTTTCCGCCATTGAGGCACAGCTAAGAAACGCAAGGCTCCAGCTTTCAAGAACAACCCTGAGAGCTCCCTTCTCGGGATACATAGCCCAGAAGTTTGTGAATGTAGGAGACTACATAACCCCCCAATCCCAAACCTTTCGTCTGGTTACCCTTGACCCCATAAAGGTGGTTTTTGAAGCTCCCCAAGAGCTCCAACCCAAGCTAAAGCTCGGCTCTTTGGTCTACCTGCAGGTGGAAGGTGCGGGAAACTACGAGGGCAGGATAAACTTCGTATCACCAACAGCAAACGCCAGCAGGATGCTAACCATCAAGGCTTTGGTGAAAAATCCCAAAGGAGAGTTAAAGCCTAACATGTACGCACAGGTGCACGTGCCTATATCCTCCACTGAAGCCTTCAAGATTCCTGAAACCGCGCTGGTACTTATAGGCAACCAGAAGGCTGTCTGGAAAGTGGTGGGTGACAAGGTCTTTCCTGTAAAGGTGGACATAGTAAAACAGGGAGATGGATATGTTTATGCGAAGGCTGACCTCAAAGAGGGAGATGCTATAGCGGTAGAGAACGCATATCTTCTTAACCAAACCAGCAGGGTGAAGGTAAGATGA